A window of Macrococcus sp. 19Msa1099 genomic DNA:
GATATCGATACGCTTTGGCCACTGCAGCTTGAAATATTGAAAAATGCGGCTAACGCAGTGAAACCTGGTGGTGTTCTCGTATATTCCACTTGTACGATCGAACAGATGGAAAATGAAAACGTTGTGTATTCATTTATCAAACAAAATGAAGACTTTGAAATAGAAGCGATTGAACTGCCGGTTATCGGTAAGAAAAAATTATTGCAGGTGTTGCCGCAAGACTTTAATTCTGACGGCTTCTTCATTGCAAAACTAAGAAGGAAGTGTAAATAATGGCATTATTAGAAAAGAAAAATAAAAAGTTCATGCCGAACTTTGATAAACCCTCAATTTATTCATTACAACTCGGAGAATTAAAAGAATGGCTGGCAACGCATGGTCAGCAAAGTTTTAGAGCGAAACAGATTTACGACTGGTTATACGTAAAACGTGTTAACTCATTTGAAGAGATGTCAAATTTATCGAAAGAACTGCGTAAAGTGTTAGAGGATAACTTTACGATGACAACGTTAAAAACTGTTGTTAAGCAGGAAAGTAAAGATGGGACAATTAAATTTCTATTTGAATTACAGGATGGATATACGATTGAAACAGTGTTAATGCGTCATGATTATGGCAATTCAGTGTGTGTAACAACGCAAGTAGGCTGCCGTATCGGTTGTACGTTCTGTGCATCAACTCTAGGTGGTTTGAAACGAAATCTAGAAGCTGGCGAAATTGTTGCACAAGTACTAAATGTTCAAAAAGCATTAGACGAAGTAGAGGAACGAGTAAGCCATGTCGTTATTATGGGTATTGGTGAACCATTTGAAAACTACGAAGAGATGATGGATTTCTTAAAGGTTATTAATCATGATGATGGTCTTAATATCGGTGCGCGACATATTACAGTATCTACATCAGGCATCATCCCACGTATCTATGACTTTGCCGATGAAGAACTGCAGATCAACTTTGCACTTAGTTTACATGGACCAAATAACGATATTAGAAGTCGCTTAATGCCGATTAACCGCGCTTATGATCTAGAGAAGTTAATGGAGTCAATAGAATACTATGTCAATAAAACAGGACGCCGTATTACTTTTGAATATGGATTATTCGGTGGTGTGAACGATCAGGTTCATCACGCTAAAGAATTAGCCCAGCTGATTAAACACCTAAACTGCCATGTCAATTTGATCCCTGTAAATCATGTGCCTGAACGTGACTATGTTCGTACTCCGAAAGAAGATATCTTTAAGTTTGAAAAAGAATTAAAACGCAATGGAATCAATGCTACAATTAGACGTGAACATGGCTCTGATATTGACGCAGCTTGTGGTCAGTTAAGAGCGAAAGAGAGACAAGAAGAAACGAGGTAGAGATATGCATGCACGCTTTTTTACCGATATCGGTCCAGTAAGAGCAAGAAATGAAGACGCAGGTGGCGTTTATTATAATCATACAGGCCAGATGTTAATGGTGATTTGCGATGGTATGGGCGGACATAATGCAGGAAATGTTGCCAGTGCATTGGTCAACGATATGCTTAAATCACGTTTTGAAGAAGAAAATTTCATAGAGTTTGAATATGCAGAAAGCTGGCTTAGAAATAACATCGCTGAAATTAATCGTGAGCTCTATAAACAATCTCATTTGAATGACGATAACCAGGGTATGGGGACGACACTTGTCTGCGCATTGCTTTACGATAATCATGTGGTCATCGCGAATGTCGGAGATTCAAGAGCCTATCTTATAAATGAACGAGAGCTTAGACAAGCGACCAGTGACCATACGTTTGTCAACCATCTTCTTTTGGCTGGGGGTCTGACGAAGGAAGAGGCGAAACATCATCCTCAACGTAATGTAATTACAAAAGTTATGGGGAGTGATAAATATTTGCATCCTGATGTATTTGTATATGATTTTAATAGATATAATTATATTATGTTAACTTCTGATGGATTGACAGATTATGTTGAAGAAACACAGATACATGACATATTTAAATCTATTAATCTAATCGAAGATATCGGTAATCAGCTGATTGAGACTGCTATAAACAGCGCTGCTAAAGACAATATTTCGATTGTGATCGCTTCTTTAAAAGGGGGCATGTAACATGCTCGGTACGATCGTTAGTGAACGTTATAAGCTTCTAAAGTATATTGGCGGAGGCGGCATGAGTAGCGTGTATCTTGCTCAAGACATTATCCTGAATCAGAGGGTTGCGGTTAAGATAATTAATATTCCTCACGTTGATGTTGAACGTGCTGTTCAAAGATTTCAGAGGGAAGTTCAAAACGCTACGACATTGTCTCATCCAAATATTGTTAAAGTGCTTGATGTAGATGAAGATGAGCGACACTATTATTTAGTCATGGAATACGTAGAAGGTCCAACCCTCCATGAATATATACAGCAGCATGGCCCATTATCACCTGAAGAAGCTGTATTTTTTACTAAACAGATTTTGAGAGGGATTGAACATGCTCATTCATACCGTATTGTGCATCGTGATATTAAACCGCAAAATATATTGATGACAGACAATAAAGAGCTTAAGATTTCCGATTTTGGGATCGCACGTGCACTGAGTGAGACAGCGATGACTCAGACAAATCATATTATGGGGAGCGTCCATTATCTCTCTCCAGAACAAGCAAAAGGAATCAGGACCGATGAGTCAAGCGATATCTACTCCATAGGTATCGTGCTATTTGAAATGCTTACTGGGCATCCCCCCTTTGAAGGGGAGTCCGCAGTTGGTATCGCGATTAAACATATCCAGGAGACGATTCCTTCGATTCGTGAGGAAAATAGCGCTATACCCCAAAGCCTTGAAAATGTAGTCAATAAAGCAACGATGAAAGATAAGCTCAGAAGGTATCGAACGACTCAGGAGATGTATGAAGACGTAACAACTGCGCTTGATGCTAGCAGAACTAAAGAAGATAAAGTAGCAGAGATAGACGATAAGACAAAGATGATTCCTGTTGTTAAAGACAGTAGGACTGAGACCCCATCCGTTAAGGAAAGTTCGATTCATAAGGAGCAATACGTTGAGAAACCAGCAAATAAAAAGCGGTGGCTTTTATGGCTTGTTCCATTGATCCTTATGTTTACCTTAAGTACCGTTGTATATGCGGCTCTATTCAAAGTATATAAAGTAACGGTCCCTGAACTAAATGGAAAATCTTTAACACAGGCAACTCAAATTTTAGACGATAATAATTTGAGAAAAGGCGAGGTCAGCTACACGTTTACAAATGAAGACGAAAAAAATCAAGTTGTTGATACAAAGCCACTTGCCGGTAATAAGATAGATGCACATTCGAAAGTAGATTTAAAAATCTCAAAAGGGGCTAAAACTTTCACTATTGGTGACTACGTCGGGGAAAATATTAAAGATGTAAAGAAAGAACTGGAAAAACAGCAGCTTAAGCGCATTAAACTGAAAGAAACCTTTGACATGGCTTCCTCCGGAGAGATTCTGAAACAAAGTGTAACTGCTGGTACTAAAGTTATTCCTGAGGATACAGAGATAGTTCTGACAGTTTCTAAAGGTACAGAACAAGTATATGTTCCTGATTTTACGGGGCAGTCCTACGATATTGCAAAAAAGGAACTAGAAGCGCTCGGTTTTATTGTCAATGTGGCGCAAAGTACAACTTCTGAATCGATACCAAAGGGCAGAATTATTTCTCAGGATATACGTAATATAAATTATCAATACGGCTCAATCATCAATTTCGTTATATCTAAAGGTAAGGAAAGTTCTTCCGAGGACAAGGCATCATCAGAAAAACCAAAAGAAAAGAACGATACGAGCGCTTCCAATTATGACAAATCATATTTTGGAACATTTACGATTCCATACCGAGGAGAAGGTTCTAAGCAGAAAGTTGAAATCTTTATTCAGGATAAAGATAATGACATAGATAAAGTGTATGAATCATATAAGACGACAGAGAGCACGACAAAGAATTTTAATCTCACAATAGGTAAGGATAAAGAGGGAATCATCCTCGTAAAAGTTGATGGTAAGACGTATATGAATGAACACATCAATTATAATGAACTCGGTAATTAACTGGATGCAGGTGCATCCAGTTTTTTTCTTTTGCTTTTCAATGTATAATAACTATAAAAGGGGGAGTGTCTATGAAATATCATCATATTTTTAAAGCTGTATCAGAAAAAATTAGTGAGGTATTACATATACATGATGAAGCAACGAAAGAGCTCTATACGACGATTGTGAAGCAGCTAGCTCCTGGTAACGATTTTACCTTCGCTGAAATTATGAAAGAATATCTTGCAGAATATCAGCAGAAAAGTTTTAAGTTTTATCAACATCAACGTCATAGCGGATTCGTAGTAAATAGAATAGACGAGGGACTTGAAGTGATTGAAGTGAATGAGGATACACGATTTGTAACCGGGGATATTATTACACATTTAAGCGGTGATGCTGTTGATGTATTGAGTGACCGTTACCGCAAGCAGCTCTTTCATGATACGTTCCATAAACAAGAATGGGCACCCCTAATCATGAAGCAGCACGATGCAGAGATAAGGAGAGGAAGTGAGCATTATCACTTCACATTAAATAGCTATGCGTTACCTGAACCTCAAGTTCTTATCCGAGATACATATCAGCAGATTACTATCTATGCACCGGATCAACTTGTGAATATTCAAGAAACTATCATTAAAGATACTCCAATTATACTAGACTTAAGATACACAAAGGGGATACAGCAACTATATGATATCCAGCCGGAAATCATATTGATCAGCAGACATACTGAAGGAAGTGCTGAAGCCTTTGCCTCTAACAGTGATGCATTAAAAGTAGGTGAAGAGACTTTTGGTGCATTAAGTGAGTATGAAACACTTGAATTAGGACCATATACTTTTGAATATGGTATAACCGGTGAAAGAACAGCATATCCGGATGTAGAAATTGATAATGAAGCTGCACAAGATAAGATTTTAGAATATGCAGTGAATCATGTTAGAAACATCTAATTAAGGGTAGAGTTTACTATTGATTACATAAATATGGAGGGTATAACAATGAGTAAAAGAATTCCTAAAGATAGAGGTATTGATAATTCATTCAAGATTATGAAAGAAGGCTATGAATACGTTCCCGCACGTATGAAGAAATTCAATACGAATATTTTCGAAACGCATGTTTTAGGAGGTAAAGCTGCTGTTGTTATCAGCGGTAAAGACGCAGCTGAATTATTTTATGATAACGATAAGACAGAACGTAAAGGTACATTACCTAAACGTGTTGTAAAGACGTTGTTCGGTAAAGGTGCAATACATACTACAGCGGGTAAGACGCATATTGATCGTAAGGCGTTATTTATGTCTCTTATGACCGATGAAAACTTAGCCTACTTAAGAAAGCTTACGCGTATTTACTGGTTCCAGAACATTGAGCATATGCAATATAAACAAAAAGTAAATGTCTATGAAGAAGCAACTGAACTGCTTACTAAAGTTGGACTACGCTGGGCAGGTATTGCTGATAACCCTGATAATATCAAAAAGATGGCAGATGACATGAATAAGATGATTGATTCATTCAGTGCGATTGGTTCATTATATGGCGGCTATCGTGAAGCGAAAAAAGCACGTGCACGTGTCGAGCAATTTCTGGAGGATCAAATTAGAGCTGTGCGTAAAGGAAAGATTCATCCGGAAAAAGGAACTGCCTTATATGAATTTAGTCACTGGGAAGATATGAACGGTAAACCAATGGACGCAAGACTTTGCGCGGTTGACTTGATGAATGTCATACGTCCGCTTGTCGCAATCAATAAGTTTGTGAGCTTTGGTGTGCTAGCGTTGCACGAGTTTCCTGGAGAACGTGTTCGTGTTGCATTAAACGAAGAGGATTATGCATATAAATTCGTGCAGGAAGTAAGAAGATATTATCCGTTCGTTCCATTCCTGCCAGGTAAAGCGAAAGAAAATATTACATTTGATGGTTACAAGATTAAAAAAGATACGATGATGCTCCTGGATATCTATGGTACATTACATCGAGACGATTTATTCAGTGAACCTGAAAGATTTAATCCTTACCGCTTTGAGAACTGGGACGGAAGCCCATTTGATCTGATCCCTCAAGGCGGAGGAGATTATTACACAAATCACCGCTGTGCAGGTGAATGGATGACGATCATCATTATGGAGGAAACAATGAAATTCTTTGCAAATGAAATCTCTTATGATGTACCACCTCAAGACTTTACAGTGGATACGACAAAGTTTCCTGGTAAAGTGGCTTCTGGAATGGATATTGAAAATATAAGGGTGAATATCGACCGTACAAAATAAAATGACTGAGGCGCACGCCTCAGTCATTTTATTTTGTGATTTCACCTTGCCAGTCATCCATCCCTTGGTCGACTACTGTAATGTTTAAATTCTCATTATCGAGATATTCAGCAGCCTGAAGCGCACGTCCTCCACGCTTACAGATGATGATGTATTCATCTTCATCATTAAATGAATCGACTGAAGCAGGAATTGTATCCAGTGGGATATTCTTTGCACCTTTAATATGCCCTTCATTATATTCTTCTGGTGTTCTTACATCAATAATATGTGCTTCTGTACCAATCTGTAACGCATCTTGTAACGCATCTATTGTAATATGTTTCATATTATTTTCCTCCTTTTTTGTTTATCATACACTGTTTAGGCTAAAATTAAAAATATAACAAAAGAGGTGATGAAGATAATATTATTTACGAATCCATTGGACAGGGTGCAGGAATTTATTGCAGATAAAGAAGCACAGTTACATCATATGATTGATATGCTCACGACGATGATTCTATTAGGTTTTGGATCTATTCTGGTTATTTTAGGATTTACTTTATATTTGCTTTACAAAATATACAGACAGACGAGTAAGCATTATGTCGATCGAATTAAAGCTGAGGTTGAAAAAGAGCTCATTCAAAAGTATAACCTTGAGCTTAAAGAGGAATATAAATCATACTTACAAAAAAGAGTTGACTGACCACTTCGAATTCTAGAAGTGGTTTTATATATATTCACAGCTAAGAGAATGTTATAATTTAAGTGAATATTAAGAAGAGGTGATATGTATTAAAGGTCAGATTATAAAAGCATTAAGTGGTTTCTATTATGTAAAAAGTGAGGCGAAAATATATCAGTGCCGTGCGAGAGGTAATTTTAGAAAACGCGGTATTTCTCCGTTAGTAGGTGATTTTGTAGAATTTCAAGTTGAAAATGAGACGGACGGCTATATCTTGTCTATTGATGAAAGGAACAACAGTATGGTACGTCCACCTGTAGCAAACATTGATCGCGTAATCGTGGTTCTAAGTGCAAAAGAACCTGAATTCAGCTTGAATTTACTGGACAAGTTTCTCGTTAAAGTCGAATCTTATGGCATTGAACCTGTAATTCTTGTGACAAAGAAAGACCTGATTAATAAAGAAGAGGCATTATTTATTGAACGTGCACTAAACCAGTATGAATCTATCGGATATGAAACTTATTTTGTGACCAATTTGAATGAACAGTCTTATGACGCACTCGTTCAAGGAATCACTGTGCTGGCAGGCCAATCAGGTGTGGGTAAGTCTTCGTTTATCAATAGCCTCATTCCTGATGCTAATTTAAATACCGGTGTCATCAGTAACGCTTTAAATCGTGGTAAACATACGACAAGGCATGTCGAACTAATACCACTACAAAATGGTTATATTGCAGATACACCAGGGTTTAGTTCTCTTGAACTTGATAACATTGATAAGTATGAACTTAAAAATATGTTCCCGGATTTTGTTAAGCTTTCGCCTCAATGTAAGTTTAGAGAATGCCTGCATCTTAATGAACCGAAATGCGCGATAAAGACAGCGCTGGCAACAGGTGAAATACTGCAATCAAGGTATGATCATTATTTACAGATGATGTCTGAAATTGAGAATAGAAAGGTGAGATATTAATGAAAGTAGCTCCAAGCTTGTTGTCCTGTAATTTTCTTGAATTGAAAGAGGAAATAGCTGACCTCCATGCAGCAGGTGCAGATTACCTTCATTTTGATGTGATGGATGGCCAATTTGTTCCGAACATTTCTTTTGCTTTTCCAGTATTACAGCAAATTAGAAGTATAACAGATCTGACGATTGATACACATTTGATGATACAAGATCCGGAACGGTATATTCAAGCATTTGCTGATGCAGGCAGTGATATTATCACTGTGCATGTAGAATCTACGAAGCATATTCATAGAGCGTTGCAGATGATTCGAAATGCTGGCAAGAAATCAGGGATTACACTTAATCCAGGAACGCCGGTCGAATCGATTATCCCGGTTCTTGATATGGTTGATCTTGTTCTCGTTATGACAGTTAATCCAGGTTTCGGTGGTCAGTCATTTATCAAGAGTAGTGTTGATAAGATTCGTTCCTTAAATGAATATCGAAATAAGCATGGACTTTCATATGAAATAGAAGTTGATGGCGGTGTCAATGAAGATACAGCACTTTTATGTAAAGCAGCCGGTGCTGATGTGCTTGTAGCAGGTTCTTATTTCTTTAAGCATGATGATTATAAAGTACCAGTAAAGATATTGAAAGGAGAAGTAGGATGAATCTTCATATATTATGTACGCAGCTGGAAGTAGATGAATCGATATTTGAGATGTATGGAAGTGATGACTGGATAGGTGTGGATTATGGTGCGTTGATGCTGATTGATCATAACATTCGACCAATCGCAGCATTTGGAGATTTCGATTCTATTGATGAGACAGAGAAATTACGTATAGAGTCTGTTATCGATATCGACCTTCTTCCTGCTGAAAAGAATGAAACAGACCTTGAAGTTGCAATGCAGTATGCGAAAGACTTAGAATACAACAAAGTATTTATTCATGGTGCGACGGGCGGAAGACTCGATCATTTTCTTGGAAACCTGCAGACATTATTGCATCCAGAAATATTATTGTCGGCAAGCGAATTTCATATCGTTAATGCGTATAATACGATTCAGGTACTTACTGCAGGCACACACATTATTGAACATGAACCTGATAAAAAGTATATATCCTTTATTCCGGTGAATGACGGAGTAACTTTGACACTTGAAGGATTTAAATATGATGCTGATCGCCTGGAAGTGAATCTTGGAATTACAAGAACGATTTCAAATGAATTTGTTGAGCGTCGTGCGCAAGTTACGGTAGAACAAGGGATGGTTTATTGTATACAAAGTACAGAGCAATAAAAAAAGACCTTTCACACAAAGGTCTTTTTTGTATCTATATATTCAATTAAACGCGAGTCACTTTACCTGATTTTAATGCACGAGCTGAAACCCATACACGTTTAGGCTTACCATCTACTAAGATGCGGACTTTTTGTAAGTTAGCTCCGAAGCGACGTTTGCTGTAGTTCATTGCGTGAGAACGATTGTTACCTGTTACGGCTTTACGACCTGTAACATGACATACTTTAGCCATTGTTTTTGCCTCCTTTAATAGAATATAGAGATACACTTATCTTTTACATACCATAATAATTTAACATAATTCAATATGTAATGCAATAAATTTTTGTTTATCAGTTGTAACAATAGAGTAAAAATTACAGTAGTTACTTAAGATAATATTATATATAATATTATTTTTACCTTTAAACAATAGATTTCTTGTAATTATGAATATTTATTGATTATAATAATATGACGAGTGTATAAACAAGGGAGGCAATGAAATGACATTAGAAATAGCAAATGAATTTGGTTCAATCGATATCTCTAGCGATGTTATCGCAACGATTGCAGGTGGAGCGGCAGTTGAATGTTATGGTATCATCGGTATGGCAAGTAAACATCAGGTTAGAGATGGTATTGCAGATATTTTAGGGCGTGACAACTATTCTAAAGGTGTTATCGTAACAAATAATAACGGTACTTTAGATGTTGATATGTATATTATTGTTGCATATGGCACAAAAATTTCTGAAATTGCAAGTAATGTACAATCGACAGTTAAATACACTTTAGAACAAACTTTAAACTTAACGGTTAATTCAGTAAACATATACATTCAAGGTGTACGTGTCATCAAACTGGATGATGAAGAATAGGGAGGATTTCATAATGAAAACAATTGACGGCAAGCTATTTGCTGAAATGATCATCACAGGAGCAAATAACTTATCTCAAAATGCAGACTATGTAGATTCACTGAACGTCTTTCCGGTACCAGATGGTGATACTGGAACGAATATGAATCTTTCGATGAGTTCAGGTGCGAAAGAAACTGAGGAGAATATTGAAGCACATATTGGAAACGTTGGAATTGCATTCTCAAAAGGTTTATTAATGGGAGCACGTGGGAATTCGGGCGTTATTCTATCACAGCTATTCAGAGGGTTTTCTAAGTATATCGAAGCGGAGAGTGCGATAGACGCCCAAAAATTTGCTAAAGCATTTCAAGCAGGTGTAAAAACAGCTTATAAGGCAGTAATGAAACCCGTTGAAGGTACCATTCTTACAGTTGCCCGTGAAGCTGGAGAAGCTGCTATGAAGGCTAGTGAATCAACGGATGACTGTATCGTAATTATGGAAGCGCTCGTTAAAGCTGGGAACGAATCATTAAAGCGTACACCAGACCTACTTCCAGTATTAAAAGAAGTTGGGGTAGTAGATAGCGGCGGTCAGGGTTTGATGTATGTCTATGAAGGATTCCTTGCTGTTTTAAAGGGTGAAACAATTGCAGCACCTGTTAAGCGAGATATTAATGACGACTTTATTAATGATGATCATGACTTCGGTGATGTGGTTAAAACTGAAGACATCGTGCCAGGATTCTGTACTGAATTTATGGTTCGATTTAAAGATGGAATGAAACCATTTAATGAAGATGATTTCAGAGAAGATATGTCTAAGTTTGGTGACTCGCTCCTTGTGATTTCTGATGAAGAAATCGTTAAAACGCATGTTCACTCAGAAACACCTGGGGAAGCATTAACATATGGTAGTCAATATGGAGAGATTATCAAGATTAAGATAGAGAATATGCGTGAACAGCATCGCGAAGTGTTACGTAAGCGTGGTATTAAGGAAACTAAAAACGAGATTGAGAAAGTAGAAAAAGCGTTGATCACAATTTCTATGGGTGAGGGTATTACTGAGTTATTCAGGTCGATTGGTGCAACGCATGTTATTAGCGGTGGACAGACGATGAATCCATCTACTGAAGATATTGTAAAGATTATTGAAGCAAGTGGATGTAAAGAAGCGGTCGTTCTACCGAATAATAAGAACATAATTATGGCTGCAGAACAAGCAGCTCAAGTTGTGGATATTCCTGTAGCAGTAGTGCCGTCTAAGACAATACCACAAGGGTTAGGTGCGATGCTTGCATACAATCCGGAAGCATCTAGTGATGACAATAAGGCATTAATGACAGAAGCGATGCAGCATGTGAAGTCAGGTTCCGTTACATATGCTGTCAGAGATACGACTATTGATGGTGTTAATATTGAGAAAGATGCATTTATGGGTATTAATGAGAGTAAGATTACGGTATCGGATAAAGATCAGAACAAAGTATGTATTGAATTATTGAAATCAATGATTGATGAAGATGCAGAAATTGTTACGATCATTAAAGGAATCGATGCTGCAGATGAAAATGTTGCTACCATTGAAAATTTCTTAAGTGAAAATTATGAAGATATTGAAATTGAAATACAAGATGGAAAACAGCCTATATATAGCTTTATGTTTTCTGTAGAATAAGTTAATCTATATGTATTAGAACTACACTTTAAAGTGTAGTTCTTTTTAATGGATAAGGGGGAGCTTTATGAAATATAGAAGTGTATTTGATATTATCGGCCCGGTGATGGTGGGTCCATCATCTTCACATACAGCAGGTGCAGTCAGAATCGGTTTAGTTGCCAGAGATTTATTTGGAAGGATGCCGGATGCTGTTGATATCTATTTATATGGTTCATTTATGGAAACATATAAAGGACATGGAACAGATGTGGCATTAGTTGCAGGTCTGTTAGGTTTTGATACGGATGACAGTCGTATTCCAAAAAGCGTTGAACTTGCGGAAGAAGCAGGATTACAGATAAATTTTATTGAGATGACAGAAGAAAGAAGTCACCCTAATACTGCCGTTCTCAACATGAGAAGTCATGATCAGCAGCTCTCTATCGAAGGCATTTCAATTGGAGGGGGTAAGATTGAAATAGTTGCATTAAATGGTTTTCCGATTGCAATTTCGGGGAATTATCCTGCGTTACTCGTATTTCATAAAGATACGTTCGGCACGATTGCGAAAGTTACAAGTATTCTTAGCGACCACAAAATTAATGTCGGTCAGATGCAGGTCTCACGTAAGGAAAAAGGCGACCTTGCTTTAATGACATGTGAACTAGATGATGAGATAACAGATGATGTACTAGAGCAAATTAGGCGTTGTGAGGGTATTCAGACTGTAACGTTGATGACAGAATCATAGAGGGGAGAAGTTATGTTTAAAAGCGTAGAAGAACTGATACATATTTGTGAGACAGAAAATAAAAGCATAGCAGACGTTATGATTGCACAAGAGATGGCTGTAAGTAAGCTTGATTACGAAACAGTAATGTCGAATATGGAAAGAAATTTAATCGTAATGGAACAAGCTGTAGCGCGTGGTCTGGATGGTGTTACAAGTCCTACAGGTTTAACTGGAATGGATGCGGTGAAGTTACGAAATTATATTGCAAAGGGCAATACGTTGAGTGGCGCGACCTTGCTGGATGCAGTTTCAAAAGCGGTTGCGACAAATGAAGTGAACGCTGCCATGGGATTAATTTGTGCAACACCGACTGCTGGCAGTGCTGGAGTAGTACCAGGAACATTATTTGCTATGAAAGCAAGACTGAATCCATCGCGTGAACAGATGATTAAATTCTTGTTTACGACTGGAGCATTTGGATTTGTTGTGGCTAATAATGCCTCTATCTCCGGTGCTGCAGGGGGGTGTCAGGCAGAAGTAGGCAGC
This region includes:
- the rlmN gene encoding 23S rRNA (adenine(2503)-C(2))-methyltransferase RlmN, coding for MALLEKKNKKFMPNFDKPSIYSLQLGELKEWLATHGQQSFRAKQIYDWLYVKRVNSFEEMSNLSKELRKVLEDNFTMTTLKTVVKQESKDGTIKFLFELQDGYTIETVLMRHDYGNSVCVTTQVGCRIGCTFCASTLGGLKRNLEAGEIVAQVLNVQKALDEVEERVSHVVIMGIGEPFENYEEMMDFLKVINHDDGLNIGARHITVSTSGIIPRIYDFADEELQINFALSLHGPNNDIRSRLMPINRAYDLEKLMESIEYYVNKTGRRITFEYGLFGGVNDQVHHAKELAQLIKHLNCHVNLIPVNHVPERDYVRTPKEDIFKFEKELKRNGINATIRREHGSDIDAACGQLRAKERQEETR
- a CDS encoding cytochrome P450 — protein: MSKRIPKDRGIDNSFKIMKEGYEYVPARMKKFNTNIFETHVLGGKAAVVISGKDAAELFYDNDKTERKGTLPKRVVKTLFGKGAIHTTAGKTHIDRKALFMSLMTDENLAYLRKLTRIYWFQNIEHMQYKQKVNVYEEATELLTKVGLRWAGIADNPDNIKKMADDMNKMIDSFSAIGSLYGGYREAKKARARVEQFLEDQIRAVRKGKIHPEKGTALYEFSHWEDMNGKPMDARLCAVDLMNVIRPLVAINKFVSFGVLALHEFPGERVRVALNEEDYAYKFVQEVRRYYPFVPFLPGKAKENITFDGYKIKKDTMMLLDIYGTLHRDDLFSEPERFNPYRFENWDGSPFDLIPQGGGDYYTNHRCAGEWMTIIIMEETMKFFANEISYDVPPQDFTVDTTKFPGKVASGMDIENIRVNIDRTK
- a CDS encoding Stp1/IreP family PP2C-type Ser/Thr phosphatase; the protein is MHARFFTDIGPVRARNEDAGGVYYNHTGQMLMVICDGMGGHNAGNVASALVNDMLKSRFEEENFIEFEYAESWLRNNIAEINRELYKQSHLNDDNQGMGTTLVCALLYDNHVVIANVGDSRAYLINERELRQATSDHTFVNHLLLAGGLTKEEAKHHPQRNVITKVMGSDKYLHPDVFVYDFNRYNYIMLTSDGLTDYVEETQIHDIFKSINLIEDIGNQLIETAINSAAKDNISIVIASLKGGM
- a CDS encoding thiamine diphosphokinase, producing the protein MNLHILCTQLEVDESIFEMYGSDDWIGVDYGALMLIDHNIRPIAAFGDFDSIDETEKLRIESVIDIDLLPAEKNETDLEVAMQYAKDLEYNKVFIHGATGGRLDHFLGNLQTLLHPEILLSASEFHIVNAYNTIQVLTAGTHIIEHEPDKKYISFIPVNDGVTLTLEGFKYDADRLEVNLGITRTISNEFVERRAQVTVEQGMVYCIQSTEQ
- a CDS encoding rhodanese-like domain-containing protein gives rise to the protein MKHITIDALQDALQIGTEAHIIDVRTPEEYNEGHIKGAKNIPLDTIPASVDSFNDEDEYIIICKRGGRALQAAEYLDNENLNITVVDQGMDDWQGEITK
- the rsgA gene encoding ribosome small subunit-dependent GTPase A, with the translated sequence MICIKGQIIKALSGFYYVKSEAKIYQCRARGNFRKRGISPLVGDFVEFQVENETDGYILSIDERNNSMVRPPVANIDRVIVVLSAKEPEFSLNLLDKFLVKVESYGIEPVILVTKKDLINKEEALFIERALNQYESIGYETYFVTNLNEQSYDALVQGITVLAGQSGVGKSSFINSLIPDANLNTGVISNALNRGKHTTRHVELIPLQNGYIADTPGFSSLELDNIDKYELKNMFPDFVKLSPQCKFRECLHLNEPKCAIKTALATGEILQSRYDHYLQMMSEIENRKVRY
- the pknB gene encoding Stk1 family PASTA domain-containing Ser/Thr kinase, whose translation is MLGTIVSERYKLLKYIGGGGMSSVYLAQDIILNQRVAVKIINIPHVDVERAVQRFQREVQNATTLSHPNIVKVLDVDEDERHYYLVMEYVEGPTLHEYIQQHGPLSPEEAVFFTKQILRGIEHAHSYRIVHRDIKPQNILMTDNKELKISDFGIARALSETAMTQTNHIMGSVHYLSPEQAKGIRTDESSDIYSIGIVLFEMLTGHPPFEGESAVGIAIKHIQETIPSIREENSAIPQSLENVVNKATMKDKLRRYRTTQEMYEDVTTALDASRTKEDKVAEIDDKTKMIPVVKDSRTETPSVKESSIHKEQYVEKPANKKRWLLWLVPLILMFTLSTVVYAALFKVYKVTVPELNGKSLTQATQILDDNNLRKGEVSYTFTNEDEKNQVVDTKPLAGNKIDAHSKVDLKISKGAKTFTIGDYVGENIKDVKKELEKQQLKRIKLKETFDMASSGEILKQSVTAGTKVIPEDTEIVLTVSKGTEQVYVPDFTGQSYDIAKKELEALGFIVNVAQSTTSESIPKGRIISQDIRNINYQYGSIINFVISKGKESSSEDKASSEKPKEKNDTSASNYDKSYFGTFTIPYRGEGSKQKVEIFIQDKDNDIDKVYESYKTTESTTKNFNLTIGKDKEGIILVKVDGKTYMNEHINYNELGN
- the rpe gene encoding ribulose-phosphate 3-epimerase; this encodes MKVAPSLLSCNFLELKEEIADLHAAGADYLHFDVMDGQFVPNISFAFPVLQQIRSITDLTIDTHLMIQDPERYIQAFADAGSDIITVHVESTKHIHRALQMIRNAGKKSGITLNPGTPVESIIPVLDMVDLVLVMTVNPGFGGQSFIKSSVDKIRSLNEYRNKHGLSYEIEVDGGVNEDTALLCKAAGADVLVAGSYFFKHDDYKVPVKILKGEVG